One stretch of Alphaproteobacteria bacterium DNA includes these proteins:
- a CDS encoding class I SAM-dependent methyltransferase, whose amino-acid sequence MARDPSHPRDRPGDFWDERYVSDDLVFGKEPNQWLAENSKLLKPGMAAFLPGDGEGRNGVWLAERGLRVTSVDASPVGVEKAQNLAASRGVTIKSEVADLRDWEVPAEKFDVVVLAFLHVGPGDSTAVHRKLAQTLKPGGLMLLEGFTPDHLGYGKGGPKDTRMMFTEDGLRADFDDLLDIEYLETFKTELPASERHGGPAVVIRLRARRKGDI is encoded by the coding sequence TTGGCGCGCGACCCGTCCCACCCTCGAGACAGACCCGGAGATTTCTGGGACGAGCGTTATGTCAGCGATGACCTTGTCTTCGGGAAGGAGCCGAACCAGTGGCTTGCAGAAAACAGCAAACTCCTGAAACCGGGGATGGCGGCATTTCTGCCAGGCGACGGCGAAGGGCGCAACGGCGTCTGGCTGGCCGAACGCGGCCTCCGTGTCACGAGTGTGGACGCCTCACCGGTGGGAGTCGAGAAAGCACAGAATCTCGCAGCGTCGCGCGGTGTCACGATAAAATCGGAAGTAGCCGATCTGCGTGATTGGGAAGTACCGGCAGAGAAGTTCGACGTCGTCGTGCTCGCATTCCTGCATGTCGGTCCCGGCGACAGCACAGCGGTGCATCGCAAGTTGGCGCAGACACTCAAGCCGGGTGGCCTCATGTTGCTGGAAGGTTTCACACCCGATCATCTGGGCTACGGCAAGGGCGGACCGAAAGACACACGCATGATGTTCACGGAAGACGGGCTACGCGCCGATTTCGATGATCTTCTCGACATCGAGTATCTTGAGACATTCAAGACCGAGCTGCCGGCGAGTGAACGCCAT
- the trmFO gene encoding methylenetetrahydrofolate--tRNA-(uracil(54)-C(5))-methyltransferase (FADH(2)-oxidizing) TrmFO, giving the protein MSNTNISPVHVVGGGLAGSEAAWQLARAQVPVILHEMRPDRSTDAHQTDQLAELVCSNSFRSDDAEGNAVGILHAEMRIMGSLIIAAADANRVPAGSALAVDREAFAAQVSAAIADHPLIEVERGEVAGLPPADWDNVIVATGPLTSPDLSTAIIDLTGEENLAFFDAIAPIVHADSIDMDIAWFQSRYDKPGPGGTGKDYINCPMDETQFEGFIDALLVADKVDFHEWEKNTPYFEGCLPIEVMASRGRDTLRFGPMKPVGLTDPRTGGRAHAVVQLRQDNALGTLFNMVGFQTKLRYGPQQEIFKTIPGLENAEFARLGGIHRNTFMNSPRLLDGTLRLKAQPRMRFAGQVTGVEGYVESAAMGLLAGRFAAAERQGEPVTPPPDTTAHGALLAHVTGGADDETFQPMNVNFGLIPPLEDGALADIKRKERKKERRRLMSRRALSDIAVWFSDTPVAAE; this is encoded by the coding sequence ATGAGCAATACGAACATATCGCCGGTACATGTGGTGGGCGGCGGCCTCGCGGGCAGCGAGGCCGCATGGCAATTGGCGCGGGCGCAGGTGCCCGTGATCCTGCATGAAATGCGACCCGACCGGTCGACGGATGCCCATCAGACCGACCAGTTGGCGGAGCTGGTCTGCTCCAACTCGTTCCGGTCCGACGATGCCGAAGGAAACGCGGTCGGTATCCTGCATGCCGAGATGCGTATCATGGGCTCGCTTATCATTGCGGCCGCGGATGCGAACCGGGTACCCGCCGGCAGCGCGCTTGCCGTTGATCGCGAAGCCTTCGCCGCACAGGTCAGCGCGGCCATCGCCGATCATCCGTTGATTGAAGTGGAACGTGGCGAGGTCGCCGGCCTGCCACCGGCCGATTGGGACAATGTCATCGTCGCGACGGGGCCCCTCACTTCGCCGGATCTGAGTACGGCGATCATCGACCTGACGGGCGAGGAAAACCTCGCCTTCTTCGACGCGATCGCGCCGATCGTTCATGCCGACAGTATCGATATGGATATCGCCTGGTTTCAGTCGCGCTACGACAAGCCGGGCCCGGGCGGCACCGGAAAGGACTACATCAATTGCCCCATGGACGAGACCCAGTTCGAGGGCTTCATCGATGCCCTGCTGGTCGCCGACAAGGTCGATTTCCATGAATGGGAGAAAAACACACCGTATTTCGAGGGTTGTCTGCCGATCGAGGTGATGGCGTCGCGCGGGCGCGACACATTGCGCTTCGGCCCCATGAAACCGGTCGGGCTCACCGACCCGCGTACCGGCGGCCGCGCCCATGCGGTGGTCCAGTTGCGCCAGGACAACGCGCTGGGCACGCTTTTCAACATGGTCGGTTTCCAGACCAAGCTGCGCTACGGCCCCCAGCAGGAGATATTCAAGACGATCCCGGGCCTGGAGAACGCGGAGTTCGCGCGGCTTGGCGGCATTCACCGCAACACCTTCATGAACTCGCCGCGCCTGCTCGACGGGACCCTGCGGCTCAAGGCGCAACCCCGAATGCGTTTCGCCGGTCAGGTCACCGGCGTCGAGGGCTATGTGGAGAGCGCGGCCATGGGGCTGCTCGCCGGACGCTTCGCCGCCGCCGAGCGCCAGGGTGAACCGGTCACACCGCCGCCGGACACGACCGCCCATGGTGCGCTGCTGGCCCATGTGACCGGCGGTGCGGATGACGAAACGTTCCAGCCGATGAACGTGAACTTCGGATTGATCCCGCCGCTGGAAGACGGCGCGCTGGCAGATATCAAACGCAAGGAACGCAAGAAGGAACGCCGGCGACTGATGTCGCGTCGTGCGTTATCCGATATCGCAGTATGGTTCAGCGACACACCCGTGGCAGCGGAATAG